A DNA window from Impatiens glandulifera chromosome 7, dImpGla2.1, whole genome shotgun sequence contains the following coding sequences:
- the LOC124945373 gene encoding growth-regulating factor 7-like isoform X2, translating into MDLGVVGFEGLGGSDDTASCFASSLSSSAVVDPDEANKQKLYGSGSGQLRQERAFEDDWRCCLKVAKTEDFSASKAAMLLMRSSANTTANASPFLVSENGQQMLSFSSPNSQSNISSPNYYHQYQPASSSLYNTRNTGYGYGGGGGGGGGGGGGGLNAQTMVYGMRGPFTPSQWMELEHQALIYKYITANAPIPSNLLIPIRKSLDSAGFYTSAGPLRSNAFGWGGFHLGFSNSTDPEPGRCRRTDGKKWRCSRDAVPDQKYCERHLNRGRHRSRKPVEGLTGHSVSGPATAKASPATVTGGGSGSGVLPSTTTTTNPTNPSSASHLNRSYLNKENGKVQDKLDLSSSINALKDNQYPVSTQKSLYRTSSNQHPVRQFMDGWPSSQSDCSAFSWTNIDETQPERTQLSISIPMASDFMSSTSSPVNNKKCPLSPLRLSTQMGLGLGDASSMAGNEDSQRQANWIPISWGSSIGGPLGEVLNKTNNNNISSMGDLKNSSALNLMTDGWDHSPRQASSPTGVLQKVPFGSLSNSSAGSSPRAESSNNNRTREGGASVCNYHHLAQPM; encoded by the exons TTTTGAGGGTCTTGGAGGTTCAGATGACACAGCTAGTTGTTTcgcttcttctctttcttcatcaGCAGTAGTAGATCCTGATGAAGCTAATAAGCAAAAGCTGTATGGATCTGGGTCTGGCCAGCTCAGGCAAGAAAGGGCTTTTGAAGATGACTGGAGGTGCTGTTTAAAAGTTGCTAAAACAGAGGATTTTTCTGCTTCTAAAGCAGCAATGCTTCTCATGAGATCTAGTGCTAATACAACTGCAAATGCTTCTCCTTTTCTTGTTTCTGAAAATGGTCAGCAAATGCTCAGTTTCTCTTCTCCTAACTCTCAATCAAATATCTCATCGCCTAATTACTATCATCAGTACCAGCCTGCATCATCGTCTCTTTATAATACCAGAAATACAG GTTATGGATATGGTGGCGGTGGCGGTGGTGGAGGTGGCGGCGGAGGAGGAGGATTGAATGCTCAAACAATGGTGTATGGAATGAGAGGTCCGTTTACTCCTTCACAATGGATGGAATTAGAACATCAGGCTTTGATCTACAAGTACATTACTGCAAATGCTCCTATTCCTTCGAATCTCCTCATTCCAATCAGAAAATCCCTTGATTCTGCTGGCTTTTATACATCTGCCGGACCCCTCAGATCCAATGCAT TTGGATGGGGTGGATTCCATCTGGGGTTTTCGAACAGCACCGATCCGGAACCAGGCAGATGTCGCCGGACGGACGGGAAGAAATGGCGGTGTTCAAGAGATGCAGTGCCCGATCAGAAATACTGTGAGCGGCATTTAAACAGAGGACGCCATCGTTCAAGAAAGCCTGTGGAAGGCCTTACTGGCCATTCCGTCTCCGGTCCCGCCACTGCCAAGGCGTCGCCGGCGACTGTGACCGGAGGCGGCAGCGGATCTGGGGTTCTTCCTTCTACTACTACTACCACGAATCCTACGAATCCTTCATCGGCTTCTCATTTAAACAG ATCATATCTAAACAAGGAAAATGGGAAAGTTCAAGACAAATTAGATCTATCATCTTCCATTAATGCCTTAAAGGACAACCAGTACCCTGTTTCAACTCAGAAGAGCTTATATAGAACCTCTTCAAATCAGCACCCTGTTCGTCAATTCATGGACGGTTGGCCTAGTAGCCAATCCGATTGCTCAGCCTTCTCATGGACTAACATTGACGAAACTCAACCGGAAAGAACCCAGCTTTCTATTTCCATTCCCATGGCCTCCGATTTCATGTCGTCTACTTCCTCCCCTGTTAACAACAAAAAATGCCCACTTTCTCCCCTGCGACTGTCCACTCAAATGGGTCTAGGACTTGGCGATGCTTCTTCAATGGCGGGTAATGAAGATAGCCAAAGGCAAGCGAATTGGATACCAATTTCATGGGGAAGCTCCATTGGTGGACCACTTGGCGAGGTTTTAAACAAaactaataataacaatattagtTCAATGGGTGATCTGAAAAACTCTTCTGCTCTTAATCTAATGACTGATGGATGGGATCATAGTCCGAGGCAGGCTTCTTCTCCAACCGGTGTTCTTCAAAAAGTCCCATTTGGTTCACTTTCAAACAGCAGTGCCGGAAGTAGCCCTAGAGCTGAGAGCAGCAATAACAACAGGACCCGTGAAGGTGGTGCTAGCGTCTGCAACTATCACCATTTGGCTCAACCAATGTGA
- the LOC124945373 gene encoding growth-regulating factor 7-like isoform X1 yields MDLGVVGFEGLGGSDDTASCFASSLSSSAVVDPDEANKQKLYGSGSGQLRQERAFEDDWRCCLKVAKTEDFSASKAAMLLMRSSANTTANASPFLVSENGQQMLSFSSPNSQSNISSPNYYHQYQPASSSLYNTRNTGYGYGGGGGGGGGGGGGGLNAQTMVYGMRGPFTPSQWMELEHQALIYKYITANAPIPSNLLIPIRKSLDSAGFYTSAGPLRSNASVGWGGFHLGFSNSTDPEPGRCRRTDGKKWRCSRDAVPDQKYCERHLNRGRHRSRKPVEGLTGHSVSGPATAKASPATVTGGGSGSGVLPSTTTTTNPTNPSSASHLNRSYLNKENGKVQDKLDLSSSINALKDNQYPVSTQKSLYRTSSNQHPVRQFMDGWPSSQSDCSAFSWTNIDETQPERTQLSISIPMASDFMSSTSSPVNNKKCPLSPLRLSTQMGLGLGDASSMAGNEDSQRQANWIPISWGSSIGGPLGEVLNKTNNNNISSMGDLKNSSALNLMTDGWDHSPRQASSPTGVLQKVPFGSLSNSSAGSSPRAESSNNNRTREGGASVCNYHHLAQPM; encoded by the exons TTTTGAGGGTCTTGGAGGTTCAGATGACACAGCTAGTTGTTTcgcttcttctctttcttcatcaGCAGTAGTAGATCCTGATGAAGCTAATAAGCAAAAGCTGTATGGATCTGGGTCTGGCCAGCTCAGGCAAGAAAGGGCTTTTGAAGATGACTGGAGGTGCTGTTTAAAAGTTGCTAAAACAGAGGATTTTTCTGCTTCTAAAGCAGCAATGCTTCTCATGAGATCTAGTGCTAATACAACTGCAAATGCTTCTCCTTTTCTTGTTTCTGAAAATGGTCAGCAAATGCTCAGTTTCTCTTCTCCTAACTCTCAATCAAATATCTCATCGCCTAATTACTATCATCAGTACCAGCCTGCATCATCGTCTCTTTATAATACCAGAAATACAG GTTATGGATATGGTGGCGGTGGCGGTGGTGGAGGTGGCGGCGGAGGAGGAGGATTGAATGCTCAAACAATGGTGTATGGAATGAGAGGTCCGTTTACTCCTTCACAATGGATGGAATTAGAACATCAGGCTTTGATCTACAAGTACATTACTGCAAATGCTCCTATTCCTTCGAATCTCCTCATTCCAATCAGAAAATCCCTTGATTCTGCTGGCTTTTATACATCTGCCGGACCCCTCAGATCCAATGCAT CAGTTGGATGGGGTGGATTCCATCTGGGGTTTTCGAACAGCACCGATCCGGAACCAGGCAGATGTCGCCGGACGGACGGGAAGAAATGGCGGTGTTCAAGAGATGCAGTGCCCGATCAGAAATACTGTGAGCGGCATTTAAACAGAGGACGCCATCGTTCAAGAAAGCCTGTGGAAGGCCTTACTGGCCATTCCGTCTCCGGTCCCGCCACTGCCAAGGCGTCGCCGGCGACTGTGACCGGAGGCGGCAGCGGATCTGGGGTTCTTCCTTCTACTACTACTACCACGAATCCTACGAATCCTTCATCGGCTTCTCATTTAAACAG ATCATATCTAAACAAGGAAAATGGGAAAGTTCAAGACAAATTAGATCTATCATCTTCCATTAATGCCTTAAAGGACAACCAGTACCCTGTTTCAACTCAGAAGAGCTTATATAGAACCTCTTCAAATCAGCACCCTGTTCGTCAATTCATGGACGGTTGGCCTAGTAGCCAATCCGATTGCTCAGCCTTCTCATGGACTAACATTGACGAAACTCAACCGGAAAGAACCCAGCTTTCTATTTCCATTCCCATGGCCTCCGATTTCATGTCGTCTACTTCCTCCCCTGTTAACAACAAAAAATGCCCACTTTCTCCCCTGCGACTGTCCACTCAAATGGGTCTAGGACTTGGCGATGCTTCTTCAATGGCGGGTAATGAAGATAGCCAAAGGCAAGCGAATTGGATACCAATTTCATGGGGAAGCTCCATTGGTGGACCACTTGGCGAGGTTTTAAACAAaactaataataacaatattagtTCAATGGGTGATCTGAAAAACTCTTCTGCTCTTAATCTAATGACTGATGGATGGGATCATAGTCCGAGGCAGGCTTCTTCTCCAACCGGTGTTCTTCAAAAAGTCCCATTTGGTTCACTTTCAAACAGCAGTGCCGGAAGTAGCCCTAGAGCTGAGAGCAGCAATAACAACAGGACCCGTGAAGGTGGTGCTAGCGTCTGCAACTATCACCATTTGGCTCAACCAATGTGA